Proteins encoded in a region of the Carassius auratus strain Wakin chromosome 21, ASM336829v1, whole genome shotgun sequence genome:
- the apbb3 gene encoding amyloid-beta A4 precursor protein-binding family B member 3 isoform X1, translating to MLGKDYMLAIIIVNYDDDIWNDQSLAMDSDLPPGWRTIRDSTGTYYWHVPTGATQWQHPSYSAEEEQNTINGITASQIKTAADGRRESRGRLTENPLPSLSERPSWQEEYFCANMDPDSKCFAVRSLGWVEIPEEELTPGKSSLAVNNCIQQLSHSKAEGRDAVGAWGEGQDMMMVLKKDTLSLMDPVDRSLIHCQPIINIRVWGVGCNNGRDRDFAFVASDKDTCMLKCHVFRCNAPAKTIASALHEMCSKIMSEKAALQPSMARSLTMESISPEDFPRQVDFLESVRQRVQKFEVEYIGNLPVSRAMGMEVLNRAIESIMHSRDRDEWEPIVIHVSDTVMSLWRGEDGDDPFWESQVRYLTFLGVGHDTHTFAVIVDAGTQRFECHVFWCEPDAGILSEAVQAACMVQYQKCLVAQTPPVRSKMWRAGSKVKRANSMDSSSFPPRHQGHTPSKMASPGVKKGMLAFFETFRNKHSAVSTP from the exons ATGACATCTGGAATGATCAGAGTCTGGCGATGGACTCAGATCTGCCTCCTGGATGGCGCACCATACGTGACAGCACTGGCACCTATTACTGGCACGTGCCCACGGGCGCAACACAGTGGCAGCACCCCTCCTACAGTGCAGAGGAGGAACAAAACACCATTAACGGCATCACTGCCAGCCAGATCAAG ACTGCAGCAGATGGCAGACGGGAATCAAGAGGCAGACTGACTGAAAACCCTCTGCCGTCTCTGAGCGAAAG GCCCTCCTGGCAGGAAGAGTATTTCTGTGCCAACATGGATCCAGACTCCAAG TGTTTCGCTGTGCGCTCACTCGGCTGGGTTGAGATCCCTGAGGAGGAACTGACCCCTGGAAAAAGTAGTCTGGCGGTGAACAACTGCATCCAGCAGCTCTCTCACAGCAAAGCAGAGGGCCGGGACGCAGTGGGCGCCTGGGGAGAG ggtcaGGATATGATGATGGTCCTCAAGAAGGACACTCTCAGTCTAATGGACCCTGTGGACCGCAGCCTCATCCACTGTCAGCCCATAATCAACATCCGTGTATGGGGGGTGGGCTGCAACAATGGCAG AGACAG GGACTTTGCCTTTGTGGCCAGTGATAAAGACACCTGCATGCTCAAGTGCCATGTGTTTCGCTGCAACGCTCCAGCCAAGACCATTGCATCTGCCCTGCATGAGATGTGCTCCAAG ATCATGTCAGAGAAGGCCGCACTGCAGCCCTCTATGGCCCGTTCTCTCACCATGGAGAGTATCTCCCCAGAGGACTTCCCCCGTCAGG TTGACTTCCTGGAATCAGTGAGGCAAAGGGTGCAGAAGTTTGAGGTGGAGTACATTGGAAACCTGCCTGTATCCAGAGCAATGG GAATGGAAGTGTTGAACAGAGCTATCGAGAGCATCATGCACTCCAGAGACAGAGATGAGTGGGAGCCGATAGTCATCCATGTGTCTGATACAGTTATGTCTTTGTGGAGAGGAGAG GATGGAGATGATCCATTTTGGGAAAGCCAAGTACGTTACTTGACTTTCCTAGGTGTGGGTCATGACACACACACTTTCGCAGTCATAGTGGATGCAGGAACCCAGCGCTTCGAGTGCCATGTGTTTTGGTGTGAGCCCGATGCTGGGATCCTCTCTGAGGCAGTTCAGGCTGCATGCATG GTCCAATACCAAAAGTGTTTGGTTGCACAAACTCCTCCTGTGAGGTCCAAAATGTGGCGGGCAGGCTCCAAAGTCAAACGAGCCAACTCCATGGATAGCTCCAGCTTCCCGCCTCGGCACCAGGGACACACACCTTCTAAAATGGCTTCTCCCGGCGTGAAGAAGGGCATGCTGGCATTTTTTGAGACATTCCGGAATAAACATTCAGCAGTATCCACACCCTAA
- the apbb3 gene encoding amyloid-beta A4 precursor protein-binding family B member 3 isoform X2: protein MLGKDYMLAIIIVNYDDDIWNDQSLAMDSDLPPGWRTIRDSTGTYYWHVPTGATQWQHPSYSAEEEQNTINGITASQIKTAADGRRESRGRLTENPLPSLSERPSWQEEYFCANMDPDSKCFAVRSLGWVEIPEEELTPGKSSLAVNNCIQQLSHSKAEGRDAVGAWGEGQDMMMVLKKDTLSLMDPVDRSLIHCQPIINIRVWGVGCNNGRDFAFVASDKDTCMLKCHVFRCNAPAKTIASALHEMCSKIMSEKAALQPSMARSLTMESISPEDFPRQVDFLESVRQRVQKFEVEYIGNLPVSRAMGMEVLNRAIESIMHSRDRDEWEPIVIHVSDTVMSLWRGEDGDDPFWESQVRYLTFLGVGHDTHTFAVIVDAGTQRFECHVFWCEPDAGILSEAVQAACMVQYQKCLVAQTPPVRSKMWRAGSKVKRANSMDSSSFPPRHQGHTPSKMASPGVKKGMLAFFETFRNKHSAVSTP from the exons ATGACATCTGGAATGATCAGAGTCTGGCGATGGACTCAGATCTGCCTCCTGGATGGCGCACCATACGTGACAGCACTGGCACCTATTACTGGCACGTGCCCACGGGCGCAACACAGTGGCAGCACCCCTCCTACAGTGCAGAGGAGGAACAAAACACCATTAACGGCATCACTGCCAGCCAGATCAAG ACTGCAGCAGATGGCAGACGGGAATCAAGAGGCAGACTGACTGAAAACCCTCTGCCGTCTCTGAGCGAAAG GCCCTCCTGGCAGGAAGAGTATTTCTGTGCCAACATGGATCCAGACTCCAAG TGTTTCGCTGTGCGCTCACTCGGCTGGGTTGAGATCCCTGAGGAGGAACTGACCCCTGGAAAAAGTAGTCTGGCGGTGAACAACTGCATCCAGCAGCTCTCTCACAGCAAAGCAGAGGGCCGGGACGCAGTGGGCGCCTGGGGAGAG ggtcaGGATATGATGATGGTCCTCAAGAAGGACACTCTCAGTCTAATGGACCCTGTGGACCGCAGCCTCATCCACTGTCAGCCCATAATCAACATCCGTGTATGGGGGGTGGGCTGCAACAATGGCAG GGACTTTGCCTTTGTGGCCAGTGATAAAGACACCTGCATGCTCAAGTGCCATGTGTTTCGCTGCAACGCTCCAGCCAAGACCATTGCATCTGCCCTGCATGAGATGTGCTCCAAG ATCATGTCAGAGAAGGCCGCACTGCAGCCCTCTATGGCCCGTTCTCTCACCATGGAGAGTATCTCCCCAGAGGACTTCCCCCGTCAGG TTGACTTCCTGGAATCAGTGAGGCAAAGGGTGCAGAAGTTTGAGGTGGAGTACATTGGAAACCTGCCTGTATCCAGAGCAATGG GAATGGAAGTGTTGAACAGAGCTATCGAGAGCATCATGCACTCCAGAGACAGAGATGAGTGGGAGCCGATAGTCATCCATGTGTCTGATACAGTTATGTCTTTGTGGAGAGGAGAG GATGGAGATGATCCATTTTGGGAAAGCCAAGTACGTTACTTGACTTTCCTAGGTGTGGGTCATGACACACACACTTTCGCAGTCATAGTGGATGCAGGAACCCAGCGCTTCGAGTGCCATGTGTTTTGGTGTGAGCCCGATGCTGGGATCCTCTCTGAGGCAGTTCAGGCTGCATGCATG GTCCAATACCAAAAGTGTTTGGTTGCACAAACTCCTCCTGTGAGGTCCAAAATGTGGCGGGCAGGCTCCAAAGTCAAACGAGCCAACTCCATGGATAGCTCCAGCTTCCCGCCTCGGCACCAGGGACACACACCTTCTAAAATGGCTTCTCCCGGCGTGAAGAAGGGCATGCTGGCATTTTTTGAGACATTCCGGAATAAACATTCAGCAGTATCCACACCCTAA